In Streptomyces chartreusis NRRL 3882, the following are encoded in one genomic region:
- a CDS encoding DUF2264 domain-containing protein, producing MQLPPDDRTASSFTGYTRAHWEAAADALLTAVEPYASEDRALYHLPGDRTSWSGRLSDGLEGYARTLLLAAFRRDEKALERYADGLAAGVSGVWPRIEDRSQPLVEAASIALALRLTRELLWDRLDDGVRQRAAGWLGDALTAEAWPCNWELFPVTVGGFLAEIGHEPDASRAAIDRGLERIEQWYVGDGWYTDGDGRKFDYYNGWAMHLYPVLHAWLERDERLLDLYGERLERHLSDYARLFGGDGAPLHQGRSLTYRFATTAPLWLGALTGRTPLSPGETRRLASGALRYFLDRGAVDERGLLSLGWHGPDESVLQGYSGPASPYWASKGFLGLLLPPGHEVWTAAEEPAPVERADSVTPVGPPNWLLQSTRTDGVVRLHNHGSEDVRYDPYYTRLAYSTVTAPSSSASSASSSLSYDNSVIIGDDPSRTGIRPLGVGEGWAASRHTAGGGARVTSVVLARGAAEVRAHLVTGTEAGTPVRVTGWPAGAGLRAELLPVAGLDDALTGVTGEGATLFVALARLTGEPHPVPLAELAGVRTDEDGALEVRWSDGDGVRARLDASGVEVAPLTA from the coding sequence ATGCAGCTGCCTCCCGACGACCGCACGGCCTCCTCGTTCACCGGCTACACCCGCGCCCACTGGGAGGCGGCGGCCGACGCCCTGCTCACCGCCGTCGAGCCGTACGCGAGCGAGGACCGCGCGCTCTACCACCTGCCCGGCGACCGGACCAGCTGGTCGGGCCGCCTCTCCGACGGCCTGGAGGGCTACGCCCGCACCCTGCTGCTGGCCGCCTTCCGCCGCGACGAGAAGGCCCTGGAGCGCTACGCCGACGGTCTGGCCGCCGGCGTCTCGGGCGTCTGGCCCCGCATCGAGGACCGCAGCCAGCCCCTGGTGGAGGCGGCGTCGATCGCACTCGCCCTGCGGCTGACACGGGAGCTGCTGTGGGACCGGCTGGACGACGGCGTGCGGCAGCGGGCGGCGGGCTGGCTCGGCGACGCGCTCACCGCCGAGGCGTGGCCCTGCAACTGGGAGCTGTTCCCGGTCACGGTGGGCGGCTTCCTGGCCGAGATCGGACACGAGCCGGACGCGTCCCGCGCGGCGATCGACCGCGGCCTGGAGCGCATCGAGCAGTGGTACGTGGGCGACGGCTGGTACACCGACGGCGACGGCCGCAAGTTCGACTACTACAACGGCTGGGCGATGCACCTCTACCCGGTGCTGCACGCCTGGCTGGAACGGGACGAGCGCCTGCTGGACCTGTACGGGGAGCGGCTCGAACGCCACCTCTCCGACTACGCCCGCCTGTTCGGCGGCGACGGCGCCCCCCTGCACCAGGGCCGGTCCCTGACGTACCGCTTCGCGACGACGGCACCGCTGTGGCTGGGCGCGCTGACCGGCCGTACGCCCCTCTCCCCGGGCGAGACCCGGCGCCTGGCCTCGGGGGCACTGCGCTACTTCCTCGACCGGGGCGCGGTCGACGAGCGGGGCCTGCTGTCCCTGGGCTGGCACGGCCCCGACGAGTCCGTCCTCCAGGGCTACTCGGGCCCGGCCTCCCCGTACTGGGCGAGCAAGGGCTTCCTCGGCCTGCTCCTGCCGCCCGGCCACGAGGTGTGGACGGCGGCGGAGGAACCCGCCCCGGTCGAACGCGCGGACTCCGTCACCCCCGTCGGCCCGCCCAACTGGCTGCTGCAGTCCACCCGTACCGACGGCGTGGTCCGCCTGCACAACCACGGCAGCGAGGACGTCCGCTACGACCCGTACTACACGCGGCTTGCCTACTCGACCGTGACGGCCCCGTCCTCGTCGGCCTCGTCGGCTTCGTCCTCCTTGTCGTACGACAACAGCGTGATCATCGGCGACGACCCGAGCCGCACCGGCATTCGGCCGCTGGGCGTCGGCGAGGGCTGGGCGGCCTCGCGGCACACCGCGGGCGGGGGAGCCCGGGTGACGAGCGTGGTGCTGGCGCGCGGGGCGGCGGAGGTGCGGGCGCACCTGGTGACGGGGACGGAGGCCGGGACGCCGGTGCGGGTGACCGGCTGGCCGGCGGGGGCGGGCCTGCGGGCCGAACTCCTGCCCGTGGCAGGCCTCGACGACGCCCTCACCGGCGTCACCGGCGAGGGCGCCACCCTCTTCGTCGCCCTGGCCCGGCTGACGGGGGAGCCGCACCCGGTCCCGCTGGCGGAGCTGGCCGGTGTACGGACGGACGAGGACGGGGCGCTGGAGGTCCGCTGGAGCGACGGGGACGGGGTGCGGGCCAGGCTGGATGCTTCGGGAGTGGAGGTCGCGCCGCTCACGGCATGA
- a CDS encoding isocitrate lyase/PEP mutase family protein gives MTAHPKQTPHPGAGTAFAGLHHVGEPLLLPNAWDCASARALAGQGFRAIGTTSLGVAAAAGLPDGEGATREETLRLALALGSEPLLLSVDAEGGFSDDPDEVAEFARELYAVGVVGINLEDGLGPVDRHAAKIAAVKKAAPGLFVNARTDTHWLGDGDASDTLTRLDAYQQAGADGVFVPGLTDLRRIAALVRRVHAPLNVLYSPGGPAVAHLADAGVRRISLGSLLYRRALGAALEAAAEIRAGRTPTGPTPSYGEVARQMVPLADP, from the coding sequence ATGACCGCTCACCCGAAGCAGACACCGCACCCGGGGGCCGGCACCGCCTTCGCCGGCCTTCACCACGTCGGGGAGCCGCTCCTGCTGCCCAACGCCTGGGACTGCGCGTCCGCGCGGGCGCTCGCCGGGCAGGGGTTCCGGGCGATCGGGACGACGAGCCTCGGCGTGGCCGCGGCCGCGGGACTGCCCGACGGCGAGGGGGCGACCCGGGAGGAGACGCTCCGGCTGGCCCTCGCCCTCGGCTCGGAGCCGTTGCTGCTGTCCGTCGACGCCGAGGGCGGCTTCAGCGACGACCCGGACGAGGTGGCGGAGTTCGCGCGCGAGCTGTACGCCGTCGGAGTCGTCGGCATCAACCTGGAGGACGGACTCGGGCCCGTCGACCGGCACGCGGCGAAGATCGCCGCGGTCAAGAAGGCCGCTCCCGGCCTCTTCGTCAACGCCCGCACCGACACCCACTGGCTCGGCGACGGCGACGCCTCGGACACGCTCACCCGGCTCGACGCCTACCAGCAGGCGGGGGCGGACGGCGTGTTCGTCCCCGGCCTCACCGACCTGCGGCGGATCGCCGCCCTGGTGCGCCGGGTGCACGCCCCCCTCAACGTCCTCTACTCGCCGGGTGGCCCCGCCGTCGCTCACCTCGCCGACGCCGGCGTACGCCGGATCAGCCTCGGCTCGCTGCTGTACCGGCGGGCACTGGGCGCGGCCCTGGAGGCGGCGGCGGAGATCCGGGCCGGCCGGACGCCGACGGGCCCGACACCCTCGTACGGGGAAGTGGCCCGTCAGATGGTTCCGCTGGCCGATCCGTAG
- a CDS encoding family 43 glycosylhydrolase has product MSRDRDHALPEVPSRRLLLKGAAAAGALAAVPAVPGVAQAATGARPPKPAPFVNPLVRNRADPHIHGHKDGFYYFTATAPEYDRIILRRSRTLNGLGTAAESVIWRAHPTGDMGAHIWAPELHRIGGKWYIYFASAPAEDVWAIRIWVLENAHPDPFKGTWVEKGQVKTAWETFSLDATTFTHRGKRYLAWAQHEPGMDNNTGIFLSEMANPWTLKGPQVRLSTPEYDWECIGFKVNEGPYVLKRNGRLFMTYSASATDFNYCMGLLTADADSHLLDPMSWSKSPTPVFTSNDTTKQYGPGHNCFTVAEDGRTDVLVYHARQYKEINGDPLNDPNRHTRIQKLGWKPDGTPDFGIPVADTVQAGG; this is encoded by the coding sequence ATGAGCCGCGACCGCGACCACGCACTGCCCGAAGTCCCCAGCCGCAGACTGCTGCTGAAGGGCGCCGCAGCCGCCGGCGCCCTGGCCGCCGTCCCCGCCGTCCCGGGGGTGGCCCAGGCCGCCACGGGGGCCAGGCCCCCGAAGCCGGCCCCCTTCGTGAACCCGCTCGTCCGCAACCGGGCCGACCCGCACATCCACGGGCACAAGGACGGCTTCTACTACTTCACCGCCACCGCCCCCGAGTACGACCGCATCATCCTGCGCCGCTCCCGCACCCTGAACGGCCTGGGCACGGCCGCCGAGTCCGTGATCTGGCGTGCCCACCCCACCGGCGACATGGGCGCGCACATCTGGGCGCCCGAACTGCACCGCATCGGCGGCAAGTGGTACATCTACTTCGCCTCCGCGCCCGCCGAGGACGTCTGGGCGATCCGCATCTGGGTGCTGGAGAACGCCCACCCCGACCCCTTCAAGGGCACCTGGGTGGAGAAGGGCCAGGTGAAGACGGCCTGGGAGACGTTCTCCCTGGACGCCACCACCTTCACCCACCGCGGCAAGCGCTACCTCGCCTGGGCACAGCACGAGCCCGGCATGGACAACAACACCGGCATCTTCCTGTCCGAGATGGCGAACCCCTGGACCCTGAAGGGCCCGCAGGTGCGGCTCTCCACCCCCGAGTACGACTGGGAGTGCATCGGCTTCAAGGTCAACGAGGGCCCGTACGTCCTCAAGCGCAACGGCCGCCTCTTCATGACGTACTCGGCCAGTGCCACCGACTTCAACTACTGCATGGGCCTGCTGACCGCCGACGCCGACAGCCACCTCCTGGACCCCATGAGCTGGTCCAAGTCGCCGACGCCGGTCTTCACCAGCAACGACACCACCAAGCAGTACGGCCCCGGCCACAACTGCTTCACGGTCGCCGAGGACGGCCGCACTGACGTCCTCGTCTACCACGCCCGCCAGTACAAGGAGATCAACGGCGACCCGCTGAACGACCCCAACCGCCACACCCGGATCCAGAAGCTCGGCTGGAAGCCGGACGGCACCCCGGACTTCGGCATCCCGGTCGCCGACACCGTGCAGGCGGGTGGCTGA
- a CDS encoding rhamnogalacturonan lyase B N-terminal domain-containing protein: protein MPGSANRPVGRRAFVLGATAAAGTALTGTAHAAGFGWSDDGSAYVVDTGARLVFKVSKSTGDLTSLVYRGTEYQGYGGMNSHIESGLGASTVSIRQSGSTILVSVTHGTLRHYYAARSGENNVYLWTNKADTSVSATRYIVRVKKGAFLNDEPDSYTYAPTAIEASDVFRKSDGQTRSKHYAKRRVMDYDYIGWSAGGVGLWMVRSNHEKASGGPFYRSLLRHQSADGGGLYEILYYGQNQTEDQRFGLQGPYVIAFTDGGAPSSALFPGTLTTPWADSLGIAGYVPASGRGKVAGVGMSGRDTAYPYTVGIANAAAQYWGSARSSDGYFSLSGVLPGTYTLTVFKGELAVYTTSVSVSAGGTTTLNTIAIPSSNDPSDASAIWRIGDWNGTPAGFKNADLMTYAHPSDVRAASWTGNVVIGNGETAAFPCYLWKDVNSGILVYFRLTAAQAATAHTLRIGVTTAYANGRPQVTVNDTWTSAVPSPPTQPNTRSLTNGSYRGNNHTFTYSVPASAWKTDAGQYNVLSIDVVSGSGTTGFLSAGTAVDAIDLLA, encoded by the coding sequence ATGCCCGGATCCGCGAACAGACCGGTCGGCCGCCGCGCCTTCGTCCTCGGCGCCACCGCCGCCGCCGGCACGGCCCTCACCGGCACGGCGCACGCAGCCGGCTTCGGCTGGAGCGACGACGGCTCGGCCTACGTCGTCGACACCGGCGCCCGGCTGGTCTTCAAGGTGAGCAAGTCCACCGGCGACCTGACCTCCCTGGTCTACCGGGGCACGGAGTACCAGGGCTACGGCGGCATGAACTCCCACATCGAGTCCGGCCTCGGCGCCTCCACCGTCAGCATCAGGCAGTCCGGCTCGACGATCCTGGTCTCGGTCACGCACGGCACGCTCAGGCACTACTACGCGGCCCGCAGTGGCGAGAACAACGTCTACCTGTGGACGAACAAGGCCGACACGTCCGTCTCCGCGACCCGGTACATCGTGCGCGTGAAGAAGGGCGCGTTCCTCAACGACGAGCCCGACTCGTACACGTACGCGCCCACCGCCATCGAGGCCTCGGACGTGTTCCGGAAGTCCGACGGGCAGACCCGCTCCAAGCACTACGCCAAGCGGCGCGTCATGGACTACGACTACATCGGCTGGTCCGCCGGCGGCGTCGGTCTGTGGATGGTGCGCAGCAACCACGAGAAAGCCTCCGGCGGCCCCTTCTACCGATCGCTGCTGCGCCACCAGAGCGCGGACGGCGGCGGCCTGTACGAGATCCTCTACTACGGGCAGAACCAGACCGAGGACCAGCGTTTCGGCCTCCAGGGCCCCTACGTCATCGCCTTCACCGACGGCGGCGCGCCCTCGTCGGCGCTGTTCCCGGGCACGCTGACCACGCCGTGGGCCGACTCGCTCGGCATCGCCGGGTACGTGCCGGCGAGCGGCCGGGGCAAGGTGGCGGGCGTCGGGATGTCCGGGCGGGACACGGCGTACCCGTACACCGTGGGGATCGCCAACGCGGCGGCCCAGTACTGGGGGTCGGCGCGTTCCTCGGACGGTTACTTCTCCCTGTCCGGTGTGCTGCCGGGGACGTACACCCTGACCGTCTTCAAGGGCGAACTGGCCGTGTACACCACGTCGGTGAGCGTGTCGGCAGGCGGCACGACCACGCTGAACACGATCGCGATCCCGTCCTCCAACGATCCCTCCGACGCGAGCGCGATCTGGCGGATCGGCGACTGGAACGGCACGCCGGCCGGGTTCAAGAACGCGGACCTGATGACGTACGCGCATCCCTCCGACGTACGGGCAGCGTCCTGGACGGGGAACGTCGTCATCGGCAACGGCGAGACCGCGGCCTTCCCCTGCTACCTCTGGAAGGACGTCAACAGCGGCATCCTCGTGTACTTCCGGCTGACCGCGGCCCAGGCGGCGACCGCGCACACCCTGCGCATCGGCGTGACGACGGCGTACGCGAACGGCCGCCCCCAGGTCACCGTGAACGACACCTGGACCTCGGCCGTCCCCTCCCCGCCCACCCAGCCGAACACCCGGTCGCTGACCAACGGTTCGTACCGCGGCAACAACCACACGTTCACGTACAGCGTCCCGGCGTCCGCCTGGAAGACGGACGCCGGTCAGTACAACGTGCTCAGTATCGACGTGGTGAGCGGGTCGGGGACGACCGGCTTCCTCAGCGCCGGGACGGCGGTCGACGCGATCGACCTGCTGGCCTAG
- a CDS encoding TetR/AcrR family transcriptional regulator, with product MPRAGLTPDRLVAAAADLADEAGLDHVTLSALARRFGVKDASLYTHVRNLKDLRTRLALLAGGEMIDRIAAAVEGREAGRDTLGAFAGAYRAYALEHPGRYAATQLAIDQDLLTDSPAMRRTADVTYGMLRAYGLEEPDLTDAVRLLRSTFHGYCALESTGAFGAPRDVQASWDRAIDALHVLLRNWPHEKRTTDA from the coding sequence ATGCCCAGAGCCGGCCTCACGCCCGACCGCCTCGTCGCCGCCGCGGCCGACCTCGCCGACGAGGCCGGCCTGGACCACGTCACCCTCTCCGCCCTGGCCCGCCGCTTCGGGGTGAAGGACGCGAGTCTGTACACCCACGTCCGGAACCTGAAGGACCTGCGCACCCGCCTGGCCCTCCTCGCGGGCGGCGAGATGATCGACCGGATCGCGGCGGCGGTCGAGGGGCGGGAGGCCGGCCGGGACACACTCGGTGCCTTCGCCGGCGCCTACCGGGCCTACGCCCTGGAACACCCCGGCCGGTACGCGGCGACGCAGCTGGCCATCGACCAGGACCTCCTCACGGACTCCCCCGCGATGCGCCGCACGGCCGACGTCACCTACGGCATGCTCCGCGCGTACGGCCTGGAGGAACCCGACCTCACCGACGCCGTGCGCCTGCTGCGCAGCACCTTCCACGGCTACTGCGCCCTGGAGTCCACCGGCGCCTTCGGCGCGCCCCGTGACGTACAGGCGTCCTGGGACAGGGCGATCGACGCCCTGCACGTACTGCTTCGGAACTGGCCCCACGAGAAGAGGACAACCGATGCGTGA
- a CDS encoding jacalin-like lectin codes for MRRLLGTLAAAALTLTGLTATSAAPAAAADSGSFNVLTYNIAGLPLGLGDSDPETNTPLIGQRLGPYDIVNVQEDFNYHASLYANDKHPYRTATSGGAAFGDGLNTLSDHPFEDFQRVKWKDCTGTNCLTPKGFSLARVRIAEGVFVDLYNVHTNADSTDDALAARRANVEQLSDFIQENSAGNAVIVMGDTNTRYTRTGDNIRTLLSENGLTDAWVKLVKGGTPPAQGGDALVCDAAAPANDCEVVDKVLYRGSKLLTLTATRYANDWKAFLRSDGKHLSDHFPHTVDFSYTLNPSLRASDFFGGPHGTAFNDADDLPANPAPRTLTLRGGTRLDAVSLTHDGGTALTHGGTGGTAASLTLAPGEHLTSVRLTQGQKDGRTRIFSATFTTDRNRTLSAGTATSDAKTFTAPSGWRIVGFTGRAGGEIDKLGVVYAPIR; via the coding sequence ATGAGACGACTCCTCGGCACCCTCGCCGCCGCCGCTCTGACCCTCACCGGACTGACCGCGACCTCCGCGGCGCCCGCCGCCGCCGCGGACTCCGGCTCCTTCAACGTGCTGACGTACAACATCGCGGGCCTCCCCCTCGGGCTCGGCGACAGCGACCCCGAGACCAACACGCCGCTGATCGGGCAGCGGCTCGGGCCGTACGACATCGTGAACGTGCAGGAGGACTTCAACTACCACGCCTCGCTGTACGCCAACGACAAGCACCCGTACCGCACGGCGACCAGCGGTGGCGCGGCCTTCGGTGACGGGCTCAACACCCTCTCCGACCACCCCTTCGAGGACTTCCAGCGGGTGAAGTGGAAGGACTGCACGGGCACCAACTGCCTGACGCCCAAGGGCTTTTCGCTGGCGCGGGTCAGGATCGCGGAGGGCGTCTTCGTCGACCTGTACAACGTGCACACCAACGCCGACTCGACCGACGACGCGCTCGCGGCACGCCGGGCCAACGTCGAGCAGCTCTCGGACTTCATCCAGGAGAACTCGGCGGGCAACGCGGTGATCGTCATGGGGGACACCAACACGCGGTACACCCGCACCGGCGACAACATCCGCACCCTGCTGTCCGAGAACGGCCTGACGGACGCGTGGGTGAAGCTGGTGAAGGGCGGTACGCCCCCGGCCCAGGGCGGCGACGCGCTGGTCTGTGACGCGGCGGCGCCGGCGAACGACTGCGAGGTCGTGGACAAGGTCCTCTACCGCGGCAGCAAGCTGCTGACCCTGACCGCGACCCGCTACGCCAACGACTGGAAGGCCTTCCTCCGCTCGGACGGCAAGCACCTCTCCGACCACTTCCCGCACACGGTCGACTTCTCCTACACCCTCAACCCCTCCCTGCGCGCGAGCGACTTCTTCGGCGGCCCGCACGGCACGGCCTTCAACGACGCGGACGACCTGCCGGCGAACCCCGCTCCCCGCACCCTCACCCTGCGCGGCGGCACCCGCCTGGACGCGGTGTCCCTGACCCACGACGGCGGGACGGCCCTCACCCACGGCGGCACGGGCGGCACGGCGGCCTCGCTGACACTGGCCCCGGGCGAGCACCTGACCTCGGTGAGGCTGACGCAGGGCCAGAAGGACGGCCGTACCCGGATCTTCTCGGCGACCTTCACGACGGACCGGAACCGCACCCTGTCCGCCGGCACGGCCACGTCCGACGCGAAGACCTTCACGGCCCCCTCCGGCTGGCGGATCGTGGGCTTCACGGGCCGCGCGGGCGGTGAGATCGACAAGCTGGGGGTGGTGTACGCGCCGATCCGCTGA
- a CDS encoding RICIN domain-containing protein, which yields MRRAYAVLLALCLGVFGTLATAGPAQAAPQTITNGTQFTDSSGNPVHAHGGGVIKVGSYYYWFGEHRNADNTFRYVDAYRSTDLKNWEFRNHVLTEASDPELATANIERPKVMYNASTGKFVMWMHKENGTDYSEARAAVAVSDTVDGNYTWKGSFRPLGQHMSRDITVFVDTDGAGYMISAARENYDLQIYRLTADYTGIASLVANPWPGGHREAPALFKRGGVYFMLTSGATGWNPNQQQYATATNIAGPWSAMKNIGDSTTYGSQTAYVLPVQGGSGTSYLYMGDRWGNSFGGTVNDSRYVWLPLTFSDSTTMAMSWSPEVTIDTAAGTVSGTSATYNTLVARHSSKCADVTSQSLWAGAQLKQYDCNGGGNQKYWFKSVGSGYYQLMVRNSSLCVQENASTVTQENCSSATSQQWSLTTTGSYVNVKSRASGECLDVNGASTANGAALITYTCNGGTNQQWTRGT from the coding sequence ATGAGACGCGCGTACGCGGTCCTCCTCGCCCTGTGCCTGGGCGTGTTCGGCACCCTCGCCACCGCCGGCCCCGCCCAGGCCGCGCCCCAGACCATCACCAACGGCACCCAGTTCACCGACAGCTCGGGCAACCCCGTGCACGCGCACGGCGGCGGGGTGATCAAGGTCGGCTCCTACTACTACTGGTTCGGCGAGCACCGCAACGCCGACAACACCTTCCGGTACGTCGACGCCTACCGCTCGACCGACCTGAAGAACTGGGAGTTCCGCAACCACGTCCTGACCGAGGCCAGCGACCCGGAACTGGCGACCGCCAACATCGAGCGGCCGAAGGTCATGTACAACGCGTCCACCGGCAAGTTCGTCATGTGGATGCACAAGGAGAACGGCACCGACTACAGCGAGGCCCGCGCCGCCGTCGCCGTCTCCGACACCGTCGACGGCAACTACACCTGGAAGGGCAGCTTCCGCCCGCTCGGCCAGCACATGTCCCGCGACATCACGGTCTTCGTCGACACCGACGGCGCCGGGTACATGATCTCCGCCGCGCGCGAGAACTACGACCTCCAGATCTACCGCCTCACCGCCGACTACACCGGCATCGCGAGCCTGGTCGCCAACCCCTGGCCGGGCGGCCACCGCGAGGCGCCGGCCCTGTTCAAGCGGGGCGGCGTGTACTTCATGCTGACCTCGGGCGCCACCGGCTGGAACCCCAACCAGCAGCAGTACGCCACGGCCACGAACATCGCCGGACCCTGGTCGGCCATGAAGAACATCGGCGACTCGACGACGTACGGCTCGCAGACCGCGTACGTACTGCCGGTCCAGGGCGGTTCCGGCACCTCGTACCTCTACATGGGTGACCGGTGGGGCAACTCCTTCGGCGGGACCGTCAACGACTCGCGGTACGTCTGGCTGCCGCTGACCTTCTCCGACTCGACCACGATGGCCATGTCCTGGTCGCCGGAGGTCACCATCGACACGGCCGCCGGGACCGTCTCCGGCACGAGCGCCACCTACAACACCCTCGTCGCCCGCCACTCGTCCAAGTGCGCGGACGTGACCAGCCAGTCGCTCTGGGCGGGCGCCCAGCTCAAGCAGTACGACTGCAACGGCGGCGGCAACCAGAAGTACTGGTTCAAGTCCGTCGGAAGCGGTTACTACCAGCTGATGGTCAGGAACAGCTCCCTGTGCGTGCAGGAGAACGCGAGCACGGTCACCCAGGAGAACTGCTCCTCCGCGACGAGCCAGCAGTGGTCGCTGACCACCACCGGCTCGTACGTGAACGTCAAGTCGCGCGCGTCCGGCGAGTGCCTGGACGTGAACGGCGCGTCCACCGCCAACGGCGCCGCGCTCATCACGTACACGTGCAACGGCGGAACCAACCAGCAGTGGACGCGCGGGACCTGA
- a CDS encoding phosphotransferase enzyme family protein gives MRDTAGSIAETYTLGTGPWTMTPVTRGALGQIWKLSGNGSSWAVKELLFGCDEAQVRREATLRDCAADLGIASPRLHTNRQGAHVSRLGPSGGSYVKLYDWVDGTRADASDPDVLDWFGRAMALLHQAGEGAVETPGDWYERCPDDADWEDVLKKVRDAGLPWADELGGFIATSAPRLAHWVTPSAPGGLVTSHLDLQPQNVLVGPAGPVLLDWDNAGPISAEREFARAVYVWSGRNEADIASARRLARAYRDAGGRARVTGPESFSMLFATDLNYIHVQAECAVDPAVTAAQREFAGRQVVTCLRSLPDLAAVSRLVAALDT, from the coding sequence ATGCGTGACACAGCCGGCTCCATAGCGGAGACCTACACGCTCGGCACCGGCCCCTGGACGATGACGCCCGTCACCCGGGGCGCCCTGGGCCAGATCTGGAAGCTTTCCGGAAACGGCTCCTCCTGGGCCGTGAAGGAGCTCCTGTTCGGCTGTGACGAAGCCCAGGTCCGGCGCGAGGCCACGCTCCGGGACTGCGCGGCGGACCTGGGCATCGCCTCGCCCCGGCTCCACACCAACCGCCAGGGCGCGCACGTCTCCCGGCTCGGCCCCTCGGGCGGGTCGTACGTGAAGCTGTACGACTGGGTCGACGGCACCCGCGCGGACGCGTCCGACCCGGACGTCCTGGACTGGTTCGGCCGGGCCATGGCCCTGCTGCACCAAGCCGGTGAGGGCGCCGTCGAGACGCCGGGCGACTGGTACGAGCGGTGTCCCGACGACGCGGACTGGGAGGACGTCCTGAAGAAGGTGCGGGACGCCGGCCTGCCGTGGGCGGACGAGCTGGGCGGGTTCATCGCCACGTCGGCGCCCCGGCTGGCGCACTGGGTGACTCCGTCGGCCCCCGGCGGCCTCGTGACCTCGCACCTCGACCTCCAGCCCCAGAACGTCCTGGTCGGCCCGGCCGGGCCGGTCCTGCTCGACTGGGACAACGCCGGGCCGATCTCGGCGGAACGGGAGTTCGCGCGTGCCGTGTACGTGTGGTCGGGCCGCAACGAGGCGGACATCGCATCCGCCCGACGCCTCGCGCGGGCCTACCGCGATGCCGGGGGCCGGGCCCGGGTCACGGGCCCGGAGTCGTTCTCCATGCTCTTCGCCACGGACCTGAACTACATCCATGTGCAGGCGGAGTGCGCCGTCGATCCGGCGGTGACCGCGGCGCAGCGCGAGTTCGCGGGCCGGCAGGTCGTCACCTGCCTGCGGAGCCTGCCGGACCTCGCTGCCGTATCGCGGCTGGTCGCCGCGCTCGACACCTGA
- a CDS encoding rhamnogalacturonan acetylesterase — MRRFNIAVLAAVTLSTALSAVPAHAGDGSGRPGLAHCTDSACHFDVPPGTYDVRVLLGGKAASATSISGETRRSLLPETAAPAGERVTRSFTVNVRTPEGEPTGPDGTPGLDLRIGGTAPALAGVEVSPARHDRQIFLVGDSTVCDQPGDPYSGWGQQLPQYLRRGVSVANYADSGESTVTYLGNPRLWATVRPLIRPGDLVLVQLAHNDKTTDEATYRANLETLVAGVRERGGQPVLVTPIVRRWFNTDGTLNNGTALLVNGLGVDHPAVTRSVAAAQDVPLIDLTAKTKALVESLGVEGSKSLYLYNEKRDNTHTSVRGATAYAQLVRDELVTRHLVPKGKVRVG, encoded by the coding sequence GTGAGACGTTTCAACATCGCCGTGCTGGCGGCCGTGACGCTGAGCACCGCCCTGTCCGCCGTACCCGCCCACGCGGGCGACGGGAGCGGGAGGCCCGGCCTCGCGCACTGCACCGACAGCGCCTGCCACTTCGACGTCCCGCCCGGCACGTACGACGTGCGGGTCCTGCTCGGCGGAAAGGCCGCGTCCGCCACCAGCATCAGCGGCGAGACCCGCCGGTCCCTGCTGCCGGAGACGGCCGCACCGGCGGGCGAGCGCGTCACCCGCAGCTTCACCGTGAACGTCCGCACCCCGGAGGGCGAGCCCACGGGCCCCGACGGAACCCCCGGCCTCGACCTGCGCATCGGCGGTACCGCCCCCGCCCTGGCCGGCGTCGAGGTCAGCCCGGCCCGACACGACCGACAGATCTTCCTGGTCGGCGACTCCACCGTCTGCGACCAGCCCGGCGACCCGTACTCCGGCTGGGGCCAGCAACTGCCCCAGTACCTCCGCCGGGGCGTGTCCGTCGCCAACTACGCCGACTCCGGCGAGAGTACGGTCACGTATCTGGGGAACCCGCGGCTGTGGGCCACCGTACGGCCCCTGATCCGCCCCGGCGACCTGGTCCTCGTCCAGCTCGCCCACAACGACAAGACCACGGACGAGGCCACCTACCGGGCCAACCTGGAGACCCTGGTGGCGGGCGTCCGGGAGCGGGGCGGACAGCCGGTCCTTGTCACTCCCATCGTGCGGCGCTGGTTCAACACCGACGGCACGCTGAACAACGGAACCGCGCTCCTGGTCAACGGCCTGGGCGTCGACCACCCGGCGGTCACCCGCTCCGTCGCCGCCGCGCAGGACGTGCCCCTGATCGACCTCACGGCCAAGACGAAGGCGCTCGTCGAGTCCCTGGGCGTGGAGGGTTCCAAGTCCCTGTACCTCTACAACGAGAAGCGGGACAACACGCACACCTCCGTGCGCGGTGCGACGGCCTACGCGCAACTCGTCCGCGACGAACTCGTCACCCGGCATCTGGTGCCGAAGGGCAAGGTGCGGGTGGGATGA